The Populus nigra chromosome 14, ddPopNigr1.1, whole genome shotgun sequence genome has a segment encoding these proteins:
- the LOC133673323 gene encoding uncharacterized protein LOC133673323 → MENEERSQPEARYQRELKGVWNDVAHLTNLLEQMLRAKDGEETSTQPDEAQPAAQIPIDSLTGSTLNWTSLITMDKGTQESVRAYAQRWRDQAINVQPPLIETEIQGIQSGRIAEPIEKRGFVGKKKEIEVNNLEDSYKGRSKSYQTPTTQVTSINFAKPSIPNQPNQTKFPANNQSNYQRKDNQPSEEQLPPLPITLKELYVKLLSIGQIAPLPVPLMQPPFPSWYNPEVTCEYHAGHAGHSIAACFAFKKKVLQLIKVGWVTFEDSPNVNSNPLPKHFAGSGGVNTMEIGSKERKGHHIDESIEFHQKVARMLTLGELRIEAVSDNEEIEMIENRGKCRIQSTTNGLSKLVLTKPSIENKADYGAMPGDYGYTSNIKTPLSLFQTEISGLTWSGCCFTLEELEKQRKAKGKEVLDFDKELEVNKLVTEKETNEFLKLMKHSEYCIVDQLKKTPAKISIMSLILSFEPHRNALQKVLNEAYIPQDIEQRTMEHLVGRIHAANYLYFTKDELDAEGTGHNKPLYVTVQCKDCLISKVLIDNGSTLNVLPRHMLDEMPVIGTIKVELVVGPQVFLVTLQVMDIHPSYSMLLGRPWIHSAGVIASSLHQCLKYIVNGVLVTVKAEETISMVRNMAVPFIEAEDYRDGNLHAFEVVNTEWVPENIRFGLGYKPKKEDYKRAAGARREKRMARIEGRKSEEESLAIPPIRISFPKAVYVMQLDKGHGNLLQKLSLININTLEEEQVEDFVEKIESGRKDEELSQLTFYTLEEVTARTFVRKLAEREKFQN, encoded by the exons ATGGAAAACGAAGAAAGGTCACAACCAGAAGCTCGGTACCAAAGAGAGCTTAAAGGAGTTTGGAATGATGTGGCGCACCTGACCAATTTGCTCGAGCAAATGTTGAGAGCCAAAGATGGAGAGGAAACATCTACTCAACCTGATGAAGCACAACCAGCAGCTCAAATCCCTATC GATAGCCTGACAGGATCGACCCTCAATTG GACCAGTCTGATTACCATGGATAAAGGAACTCAAGAGTCTGTGAGGGCTTATGCTCAAAGGTGGCGAGACCAAGCTATCAATGTACAACCTCCACTAATAGAGACGGAGATA CAAGGAATCCAAAGTGGGAGAATTGCGGAACCTATAGAGAAGAGGGGTTTTGttgggaagaagaaggaaattgaAGTGAATAACCTAGAAGATAGTTACAAAGGGAGAAGCAAAAGCTACCAAACACCTACCACCCAAGTCACCAGTATCAACTTTGCCAAACCCTCCATCCCAAACCAACCTAATCAAACAAAATTCCCAGCAAATAACCAAAGCAATTACCAAAGAAAAGACAACCAACCATCGGAAGAGCAATTACCACCTTTACCAATAACCTTAAAAGAGTTGTATGTCAAGCTGTTGAGTATTGGGCAGATAGCTCCCCTACCAGTACCACTTATGCAACCACCTTTCCCTTCCTGGTACAACCCCGAGGTGACTTGTGAATACCATGCTGGTCACGCGGGTCATAGCATTGCGGCTTGCTTTGCTTTTAAAAAGAAGGTGTTGCAGCTGATCAAAGTTGGATGGGTCACTTTCGAGGATTCGCCTAATGTGAATTCAAACCCTTTACCCAAACATTTCGCTGGTAGTGGTGGAGTGAATACCATGGAGATTGGTAGCAAAGAGAGG AAAGGGCATCACATTGATGAAAGCATTGAATTTCATCAAAAGGTTGCAAGAATGCTAACTCTAGGAGAGCTAAGGATTGAGGCCGTAAGCGACAATGAAGAGATAGAGATGATAGAGAATCGGGGGAAATGTAGAATCCAATCAACAACTAATGGGCTCTCGAAATTGGTATTAACTAAGCCCTCAATAGAAAACAAAGCAGACTATGGAGCGATGCCTGGAGATTATGGTTATACCTCAAATATCAAAACTCCCTTGTCGTTGTTTCAAACTGAGATAAGTGGACTAACTTGGAGTGGTTGTTGTTTCACACTTGAAGAACTAGAGAAGCAAAGAAAGGCTAAGGGCAAGGAGGTGTTAGACTTCGATAAAGAGCTtgaggtaaataaacttgtgaCTGAGAAAGAAACAAATGAGTTCCTGAAATTGATGAAGCATAGTGAGTACTGTATAGTGGATCAGTTGAAAAAAACCCCTGCCAAGATCTCCATCATGTCATTAATACTCAGCTTCGAGCCGCATCGCAATGCTTTGCAAAAAGTACTGAATGAGGCCTACATACCCCAAGATATTGAACAAAGGACTATGGAGCATCTAGTAGGGAGGATCCATGCTGCCAATTACTTATATTTCACGAAAGATGAACTTGACGCTGAAGGAACgggacataacaagcccttgTATGTCACGGTCCAATGCAAAGATTGTCTCATCAGTAAAGTTCTCATTGATAACGGCTCAACCCTTAATGTGTTACCAAGGCATATGTTGGATGAAATGCCG GTGATAGGGACAATTAAGGTCGAACTAGTTGTGGGTCCACAAGTCTTTCTAGTAACCCTTCAAGtaatggatatccacccttcctatagtatgttgttaggaaggccATGGATACATTCTGCGGGAGTCATCGCCTCTTCGCTGCATCAATGTTTGAAGTACATTGTCAATGGTGTTCTGGTTACCGTTAAGGCTGAGGAGACTATATCAATGGTAAGAAATATGGCGGTTCCATTCATTGAGGCTGAAGATTATAGGGATGGAAACCTTCATGCATTTGAGGTTGTGAATACCGAGTGGGTGCCCGAGAACATT AGGTTTGGGCTTGGATATAAGCCTAAGAAGGAGGATTACAAACGAGCTGCTGGTGCAAGAAGGGAGAAAAGAATGGCTAGGATTGAAGGAAGGAAGTCTGAAGAAGAAAGCTTAGCCATCCCTCCAATTAGGATTTCATTTCCAAAGGCTGTATATGTGATGCAACTTGATAAGGGACATGGAAACCTTCTTCAGAAGCtttctttaataaacataaacacTCTAGAGGAAGAACAAGTCGAGGACTTTGTTGAGAAGATTGAATCTGGAAGAAAGGATGAAGAGCTGTCACAATTAACCTTCTACACTCTGGAAGAAGTTACCGCCAGGACTTTTGTTCGAAAGCTAGCCGAAAGAGAGAAGTTCCAGAATTAG